In Halorientalis sp. LT38, a genomic segment contains:
- a CDS encoding peroxiredoxin: protein MVDVGDDAPDFTAPLANGDIESFTLSENLGDAPLVLAFFPGAFTSVCSHEMTEFRDRMADFEEIDATVYGISVDSPFALNEFRDKLDLNFGLISDADKKLIEQYDIGMDFAELGVHDVAKRAVFVVNGDGEVTYAWVSDDPGVEPDYDAVESAAAEA from the coding sequence ATGGTAGACGTAGGCGACGACGCCCCCGACTTCACCGCACCGCTCGCGAACGGCGACATCGAGTCCTTCACCCTCTCGGAGAACCTCGGCGACGCCCCGCTGGTCCTGGCCTTCTTCCCCGGCGCGTTCACGAGCGTCTGCTCCCACGAGATGACCGAGTTCCGCGACCGCATGGCCGACTTCGAGGAGATCGACGCGACGGTCTACGGGATCAGCGTCGACTCCCCGTTCGCGCTCAACGAGTTCCGCGACAAGCTCGACCTGAACTTCGGCCTCATCAGCGACGCCGACAAGAAGCTCATCGAGCAGTACGACATCGGCATGGACTTCGCCGAACTCGGCGTCCACGACGTCGCCAAGCGCGCGGTCTTCGTCGTGAACGGCGACGGCGAGGTCACCTACGCGTGGGTCAGCGACGACCCCGGCGTCGAACCGGACTACGACGCCGTCGAGTCCGCGGCCGCAGAGGCCTGA
- the tatA gene encoding twin-arginine translocase TatA/TatE family subunit produces the protein MTGLFPLIVPGVPGGPELLVILLIAILLFGANKIPELARSSGQAIGEFQKGREEIEEELEEMKEGGTDTTSTDADATTDTDASVGSEVDSEVDSTTEKSSESSSN, from the coding sequence ATGACCGGACTATTCCCGTTAATCGTTCCCGGGGTTCCCGGTGGGCCGGAGCTGCTCGTGATCCTGCTCATCGCGATCCTGCTGTTCGGCGCGAACAAGATCCCCGAACTCGCCCGCTCGTCGGGACAGGCGATCGGCGAGTTCCAGAAGGGCCGCGAAGAGATCGAAGAAGAACTTGAAGAGATGAAAGAGGGCGGCACCGACACCACGTCGACCGACGCCGACGCGACGACGGACACCGACGCTTCGGTCGGCTCCGAGGTCGACTCGGAAGTCGACTCCACGACCGAGAAGAGCAGCGAATCCTCGAGCAACTAG
- a CDS encoding cupin domain-containing protein — translation MEKVAVDDVEIQNNPLGVHSVRKPVSDALGTTDFAFNYFELQPGESFSGGMHRHHDQEEVFYVLEGTATFETLEETVDVPADGAIRFEKGEYQTGGNETDELVRGLAIGAPDSKHDWDELDALVYCSECGEETDHGMGFTDDGRFSFTCRECGADPQA, via the coding sequence ATGGAGAAAGTCGCAGTAGATGACGTCGAGATTCAGAACAACCCGCTGGGAGTCCACTCGGTCCGCAAACCCGTCTCGGACGCGCTCGGGACGACCGACTTCGCCTTCAACTACTTCGAACTTCAGCCCGGCGAATCCTTCTCCGGCGGGATGCACCGTCACCACGATCAGGAAGAGGTGTTCTACGTCCTCGAGGGGACGGCGACGTTCGAGACGCTCGAGGAGACGGTCGACGTCCCCGCCGACGGCGCCATCCGGTTCGAGAAGGGCGAGTACCAGACCGGCGGGAACGAGACCGACGAACTGGTCCGCGGCCTCGCCATCGGCGCGCCCGACTCCAAACACGACTGGGACGAACTCGATGCCCTGGTCTACTGCAGCGAGTGCGGCGAGGAGACCGACCACGGGATGGGCTTTACCGACGACGGCCGGTTCTCGTTCACCTGCCGCGAGTGCGGGGCCGATCCGCAGGCCTGA
- a CDS encoding haloalkane dehalogenase has translation MGLVRAPEERFEDLPGYDYETNYVDVGEETSPGNQNANRSGDVGGPEMAYVDVEGDGDETILCLHGEPTWSYLYRKMIPELSSVGRVVVPDLIGFGRSDKWTDQDAYTYGAMYDTVERFVEELDLRDVTLVCQDWGGLLGLPVAANNPDRFARLVPMNTGLMDGTQSMPEVWHDFKDMAANDPNFDIGQLVDGGCLSDVSDEVVEAYRAPFPDEDHMAGARILPSRVPTEPDMDGGQIMAEAKETFSDWEKPVFVLFSDSDPITHGSRDYLRDLFPTADEQPDIWIEGGAHFLQEDRGEAIAEEIVAFVERT, from the coding sequence ATGGGTCTGGTACGCGCTCCCGAGGAACGGTTCGAGGACTTGCCCGGCTACGATTACGAGACAAACTACGTCGACGTCGGTGAGGAAACCTCACCGGGCAACCAGAACGCGAACCGTTCTGGTGACGTGGGTGGCCCGGAGATGGCCTACGTCGACGTCGAGGGCGACGGCGACGAGACGATCCTCTGTCTCCACGGGGAACCCACCTGGTCGTACCTCTACCGGAAGATGATCCCCGAGCTCTCGTCGGTCGGGCGCGTCGTCGTCCCCGACCTGATCGGGTTCGGTCGCTCGGACAAGTGGACCGACCAGGATGCGTACACCTACGGGGCGATGTACGACACCGTCGAGCGGTTCGTCGAGGAACTCGACCTGCGGGACGTGACCCTCGTCTGCCAGGACTGGGGCGGCCTGCTCGGGTTGCCGGTGGCGGCGAACAACCCGGACCGGTTCGCGCGGCTGGTGCCGATGAACACCGGACTGATGGACGGAACGCAGTCGATGCCGGAGGTGTGGCACGATTTCAAGGACATGGCAGCGAACGACCCGAACTTCGACATCGGCCAGCTGGTGGATGGCGGCTGTCTCTCCGACGTCTCCGACGAGGTGGTCGAGGCCTATCGTGCACCGTTCCCGGACGAGGACCACATGGCCGGCGCGCGGATCCTCCCGAGCCGGGTCCCCACCGAGCCGGATATGGACGGCGGCCAGATCATGGCCGAGGCCAAGGAGACGTTCAGCGACTGGGAGAAACCCGTGTTCGTGCTCTTCTCGGACTCGGACCCGATCACGCACGGATCGCGTGATTACCTCCGAGACCTGTTCCCGACGGCGGACGAGCAACCGGACATCTGGATCGAGGGCGGGGCGCACTTCCTGCAGGAAGACAGGGGCGAGGCGATCGCGGAGGAGATCGTCGCGTTCGTCGAGCGGACCTGA
- a CDS encoding ubiquitin-like small modifier protein 1, translated as MDVEFVCYATIRDSVGEKRLRREYDEGTTVGEALSALADEYDSLGPLLFDGDGDLRPHINVLVDEENVRNGDGAATRLSDGATVSLTPGVSGGRR; from the coding sequence ATGGACGTCGAATTCGTCTGTTACGCCACGATCAGGGATAGCGTGGGCGAGAAGCGACTCCGGCGGGAGTACGACGAGGGGACGACGGTCGGCGAGGCGCTCTCGGCGCTGGCCGACGAGTACGACAGCCTCGGTCCCTTACTGTTCGACGGGGACGGGGATCTGCGACCGCACATCAACGTCCTCGTCGACGAGGAAAACGTCAGGAACGGCGACGGTGCGGCGACGCGGCTCTCGGACGGTGCGACGGTGAGTCTCACTCCCGGCGTCTCTGGCGGCCGGCGTTGA
- a CDS encoding halocyanin domain-containing protein yields MTRRSKRRAFLRTAVAATAVGVAGCSDDGAGNGDGDPDEDDEPQQTETATDEGTNETTEPQQTVEEPDAPEEVQNPQEAVDDWLSNTKNYDGTIQDATGTPDITVDVGADDTSGGNFAFAPAAIRVTEGTAVQWQWVDGSSAHNVRERDQLFDSGSPVASSGKTYQVTFEEPGVYLYRCTNHGGALGMRGAVIVEEQQTLSGYTSVDDWLDGYEEYSGRLDDMRGQGSVDVTVGAPSPNGTNHSFDPVAILVDRGTQVVFDWTGRGGAHDVSWEDGNFEDSVSVRDASHTYIVTLDEPGVYRYYCRTDRPNNGRGAIVVR; encoded by the coding sequence ATGACACGGCGATCGAAGCGGCGAGCGTTTCTCCGGACGGCGGTCGCGGCGACGGCGGTCGGCGTCGCGGGCTGTTCCGACGACGGAGCGGGGAACGGGGACGGCGATCCGGACGAGGACGACGAACCCCAGCAGACCGAGACGGCGACGGACGAGGGGACGAACGAGACGACCGAACCGCAACAGACGGTCGAGGAGCCCGACGCGCCGGAGGAAGTGCAGAACCCGCAGGAAGCCGTCGACGACTGGCTCTCGAACACCAAGAACTACGACGGCACGATCCAGGATGCGACGGGGACGCCGGACATCACGGTGGACGTCGGCGCCGACGACACCAGCGGCGGGAACTTCGCGTTCGCCCCGGCGGCGATCCGGGTCACCGAAGGGACGGCCGTCCAGTGGCAGTGGGTCGACGGCAGCAGCGCCCACAACGTGCGCGAGCGCGACCAGCTATTCGACAGCGGCTCGCCGGTCGCGTCCTCGGGCAAGACCTACCAGGTGACCTTCGAGGAACCGGGCGTCTACCTCTACCGGTGTACGAACCACGGCGGCGCGCTGGGAATGCGCGGGGCGGTCATCGTAGAGGAACAGCAGACGCTGAGCGGCTACACGTCGGTCGACGACTGGCTCGACGGCTACGAGGAGTACAGCGGCCGACTGGACGACATGCGGGGGCAGGGGTCGGTCGACGTCACCGTCGGCGCGCCGAGCCCCAACGGCACGAACCACTCGTTCGACCCCGTGGCGATCCTCGTCGATCGCGGGACGCAGGTCGTGTTCGACTGGACCGGTCGCGGCGGCGCACACGACGTGTCCTGGGAGGACGGCAACTTCGAGGACAGCGTGTCGGTCCGGGACGCCAGCCACACCTACATCGTCACGCTGGACGAACCCGGCGTCTACCGCTACTACTGCCGGACCGACCGCCCCAACAACGGGCGCGGCGCCATCGTCGTCCGCTAA
- the pdhA gene encoding pyruvate dehydrogenase (acetyl-transferring) E1 component subunit alpha, translating into MTDQGKPGDVPADRVQVLDEDGHVREDASVPDISDERLVEMYRQLRLARHFDERAISLQRQGQIGTYPSLAGQEAAQIGSTHALADDDWISYQYREHGAVIARGLAPEYLLYWMGHERGNEWLAEKNVFPLNISIASHLPHATGMAWAAKLKGDDHAVMCHFGDGATSEGDFHEALNFAGVFDVPAIFFCNNNQYAISHPRQRQTASPTIAGKADAYGIDGIQVDGMDPLAVYEVTRQAVRKAKEPEGEQCRPTLVEAVMYRFGAHTTADDPSVYRDDEEVAAWKERDPIPRLETFLRERGLLDDEGVEAIEASVQDTVADCIDAVSSYEPDPEQLFANAYETDTPRIREQREAFRRLRERHGDAALLDED; encoded by the coding sequence GTGACGGATCAGGGGAAACCCGGCGACGTCCCCGCCGACCGGGTACAGGTGCTCGACGAGGACGGTCACGTCCGCGAGGACGCGTCGGTGCCCGACATCAGCGACGAGCGGCTGGTCGAGATGTACCGCCAGCTCCGGCTCGCCCGCCACTTCGACGAGCGGGCGATCAGTCTCCAGCGCCAGGGGCAGATCGGCACCTATCCCTCGCTCGCGGGCCAGGAGGCGGCGCAGATCGGGTCGACCCACGCGCTGGCCGACGACGACTGGATCAGCTACCAGTACCGCGAGCACGGGGCCGTGATCGCCCGGGGACTGGCACCGGAGTACCTGCTCTACTGGATGGGCCACGAGCGGGGCAACGAGTGGCTGGCCGAGAAGAACGTCTTCCCGCTGAACATCTCCATCGCGAGCCACCTGCCCCACGCGACCGGGATGGCCTGGGCCGCGAAACTGAAAGGCGACGATCACGCCGTGATGTGTCACTTCGGCGACGGCGCGACGAGCGAGGGCGACTTCCACGAGGCGCTGAACTTCGCCGGCGTGTTCGACGTGCCCGCGATCTTCTTCTGTAACAACAACCAGTACGCGATCTCGCACCCACGACAGCGCCAGACGGCGAGCCCAACGATCGCGGGGAAAGCCGACGCCTACGGCATCGACGGCATCCAGGTCGACGGGATGGACCCCCTGGCCGTCTACGAGGTGACCCGGCAGGCGGTCCGGAAGGCCAAGGAGCCCGAGGGCGAGCAGTGTCGACCGACGCTCGTCGAGGCGGTGATGTATCGCTTCGGCGCGCACACGACGGCCGACGACCCCTCGGTCTATCGCGACGACGAGGAGGTCGCGGCCTGGAAGGAGCGCGACCCGATCCCGCGACTGGAGACCTTCCTCCGCGAGCGCGGGCTCCTGGACGACGAAGGCGTTGAGGCCATCGAGGCGTCCGTCCAGGACACGGTCGCAGACTGCATCGACGCTGTCTCGTCGTACGAACCCGACCCAGAGCAACTGTTCGCGAACGCCTACGAGACGGACACGCCGCGGATCCGCGAGCAGCGCGAGGCGTTCCGCCGGCTTCGCGAACGCCACGGTGACGCGGCGTTGCTCGACGAGGACTGA
- a CDS encoding type II secretion system F family protein has protein sequence MVSVLALLPALFALALGSLLLAAGSSTRVNRRLTRIARGTFGRFVDEDRLDREELLQAAYVPETYRAYAAKSYLYAVLFAVLGGIVGGYGVAGFVVAIPAIGGLVAGLPNTMTAVLGQPSTWSLELPPDVFLAVAVTGGLVAGLISGVLAYVMRWQQLASRAEARRRRINESLARTVAFLYALSRGGMPFPVVMRTLADNKGIYGESAREMSVAVRQMDLFGTDMINAIRRTSQRTPSEEFKTFSENLSSVLQSGQSLPQFLRDQYERYQEEAEERQEELLELLATIAEAYVTVLVAGTLFLITILLVFGLTTTDTLWILQLLGYLAIPLANLGFMVFLNQRLELLGIGSDGTSVPDASSLVSGGATDANVTAADGGQARAIGDNFERLAVYDRLQRYRRVASSPFQTVLRDPTTLLYVTIPLALVVTLFRLPAALTGVGVNVRVLDDLLVQALLFVLGSYAIVRFVYKRRLTRIEAASPELLERLASLNEAGMSVVESFNRVRGSDLGALTDEIERIWADINLGANVEAALVRFGQRVRTIPVTRAVTLLTNAMRASGSIGAVLRIAGTQARADLRMKRQRRRQMLTYLVVIYVAFLVFLVIIIAVEEVLVPSLPNSVPTPPSDNRLGVDASQFARFGSVDKAAYTLIFFHIGLMQAFFSGLIGGQLGEGSVRDGVKHAAILMTVAYLIFLLLSSPVASMNMQGQFGGTDEVTVESASLSEGGFIVVRENSPEGDIIGVSGYLPAGTSKDVTIELDQEVEGEETVVLIPHQDTDEDRTFEYDGGEVDAVYPPGVEATQVEFTFD, from the coding sequence ATGGTCTCCGTACTGGCCCTTCTCCCGGCGCTTTTCGCCCTGGCACTCGGAAGCCTCCTGCTCGCGGCGGGGTCGAGCACCCGCGTGAACCGACGCCTGACCCGGATCGCACGCGGCACGTTCGGCCGGTTCGTCGACGAGGACCGACTCGACCGCGAGGAACTGCTCCAGGCCGCGTACGTGCCCGAGACCTACCGGGCGTACGCGGCGAAGTCGTACCTCTACGCGGTCCTGTTCGCGGTCCTGGGCGGCATCGTCGGGGGCTACGGCGTCGCCGGGTTCGTCGTCGCGATCCCGGCCATCGGGGGGCTCGTGGCCGGCCTGCCGAACACGATGACGGCCGTCCTGGGTCAGCCGTCGACCTGGTCGCTTGAACTGCCGCCGGACGTGTTCCTGGCCGTCGCCGTGACCGGCGGCCTCGTCGCGGGACTCATTTCGGGCGTCCTCGCGTACGTCATGCGGTGGCAACAGCTCGCCAGCCGGGCCGAGGCCCGCCGCCGACGGATCAACGAGAGCCTGGCCCGGACCGTCGCCTTCCTCTACGCGCTCTCCCGGGGCGGGATGCCGTTCCCGGTCGTCATGCGAACCCTCGCGGACAACAAGGGGATCTACGGCGAGAGCGCCCGCGAGATGTCCGTCGCCGTCCGGCAGATGGACCTGTTCGGCACCGACATGATAAACGCCATCCGCCGGACCTCCCAGCGGACGCCCAGCGAGGAGTTCAAGACCTTCAGCGAGAACCTCTCGAGCGTCCTCCAGAGCGGGCAGAGCCTCCCGCAGTTCCTCCGCGACCAGTACGAGCGCTACCAGGAGGAGGCAGAAGAGCGCCAGGAGGAACTACTCGAACTGCTGGCGACAATCGCCGAGGCCTACGTGACCGTACTGGTCGCCGGGACCCTCTTCCTGATCACCATCCTGCTCGTGTTCGGGCTGACGACGACCGACACGCTCTGGATCCTCCAGTTGCTCGGCTACCTGGCCATCCCGCTGGCGAACCTCGGGTTCATGGTGTTCCTGAACCAGCGCCTGGAACTCCTGGGGATCGGCAGCGACGGGACCTCGGTCCCCGACGCGTCCTCGCTCGTCAGCGGCGGGGCGACCGACGCGAACGTGACCGCGGCGGACGGCGGACAGGCCCGGGCCATCGGCGACAACTTCGAGCGACTGGCCGTCTACGACCGGCTCCAGCGCTACCGGCGCGTCGCCAGTTCGCCCTTCCAGACGGTCCTCCGCGACCCGACGACGCTCTTGTACGTGACGATCCCGCTGGCGCTCGTCGTCACGCTGTTCAGACTGCCCGCGGCGCTCACCGGCGTCGGGGTCAACGTGCGCGTCCTCGACGACCTGCTCGTCCAGGCGCTCCTCTTCGTCCTCGGGAGCTACGCGATCGTCCGGTTCGTCTACAAGCGCAGACTCACCCGGATCGAGGCGGCCTCGCCGGAACTGCTCGAACGCCTGGCCAGCCTCAACGAGGCCGGGATGTCGGTGGTCGAGAGCTTCAACCGCGTCCGCGGGAGCGACCTGGGTGCGCTGACCGACGAGATCGAGCGCATCTGGGCGGACATCAACCTCGGGGCGAACGTCGAGGCGGCGCTGGTCCGCTTCGGGCAGCGCGTCCGGACCATCCCGGTCACCCGGGCCGTGACGCTCCTGACGAACGCGATGCGGGCGAGCGGGTCGATCGGTGCCGTGTTGCGCATCGCGGGGACGCAGGCGCGGGCGGACCTGCGGATGAAACGCCAGCGCCGCCGGCAGATGCTGACCTACCTGGTCGTCATCTACGTGGCCTTCCTGGTCTTCCTGGTGATCATCATCGCCGTCGAGGAGGTGCTGGTGCCGAGCCTGCCCAACAGCGTGCCGACGCCGCCCTCGGACAACCGGCTCGGCGTCGACGCGAGTCAGTTCGCCCGCTTCGGTAGCGTCGACAAGGCCGCATACACCCTCATCTTCTTCCACATCGGCCTGATGCAGGCCTTCTTCTCGGGGCTCATCGGCGGCCAGCTCGGCGAGGGATCGGTCCGCGACGGCGTCAAACACGCAGCGATCCTGATGACCGTGGCCTACCTCATCTTCCTCCTGTTGTCCTCGCCGGTCGCGTCGATGAACATGCAGGGCCAGTTCGGTGGCACCGACGAGGTCACCGTCGAGTCCGCGTCGCTCTCCGAGGGCGGCTTCATCGTCGTCCGCGAGAACTCCCCGGAGGGCGACATCATCGGCGTCAGCGGCTACCTCCCCGCCGGGACCTCGAAGGACGTGACGATCGAACTGGACCAGGAAGTCGAGGGCGAGGAGACCGTCGTACTGATACCACACCAGGACACGGACGAGGACCGGACCTTCGAGTACGACGGTGGCGAGGTCGACGCCGTCTATCCGCCCGGCGTCGAAGCCACCCAGGTCGAGTTCACCTTCGACTAG
- a CDS encoding HalOD1 output domain-containing protein, whose translation MDDHPERRRYYPVEENVPLSEAVREAVQDHEHSSLSMDELTLYDTINPDAIDMLFEDTTDLDVSVQINLTNVTVSIWSDDGIDIRVTEKIE comes from the coding sequence ATGGACGACCACCCAGAGCGTCGCCGGTACTACCCGGTCGAGGAGAACGTGCCGCTGAGCGAGGCGGTGCGAGAGGCGGTGCAGGACCACGAGCACTCCTCGCTGAGTATGGACGAACTGACGCTCTACGATACGATCAACCCGGACGCGATCGACATGCTGTTCGAGGACACGACCGACCTCGACGTCTCGGTCCAGATCAACCTCACGAACGTCACGGTGAGCATCTGGAGCGACGACGGGATCGACATCCGGGTGACGGAAAAGATCGAGTAG
- a CDS encoding phosphoribosyltransferase, whose protein sequence is MSDLPDDFDCTITNWEYIYGLCRDVSDQVKAAEFEPDVVVALARGGWFAGRCLCDFLGLDDLTSLKMEHYVGAAEKTDEPQVRYPMPEGSVAGKDVLIVDDIADTGGSISRAHEYVTERDCDEVRTATLQLLGTSSFEPDFVGERLAEWTWVVYPWNFVEDMIDLVSDVMAQADGDVHTETEIRRLLRSVHGIERIEMEIAQPDRFEEVMAEMERREVVAAADDGWRLTE, encoded by the coding sequence GTGTCCGACCTGCCGGATGATTTCGACTGCACGATCACGAACTGGGAGTACATCTACGGCCTCTGCCGCGACGTCAGCGATCAGGTCAAAGCCGCCGAGTTCGAGCCCGACGTGGTCGTCGCGCTGGCCCGCGGCGGCTGGTTCGCCGGCCGCTGCCTGTGTGATTTCCTGGGCCTCGACGACCTGACGAGCCTCAAAATGGAACACTACGTCGGCGCGGCCGAGAAGACCGACGAACCGCAGGTCCGCTACCCCATGCCAGAGGGCTCCGTCGCGGGCAAAGACGTCCTCATCGTCGACGATATCGCCGACACCGGCGGCTCCATCAGCCGCGCCCACGAGTACGTGACCGAGCGCGACTGCGACGAGGTCCGTACCGCCACCCTCCAGTTGCTCGGCACCAGCTCTTTCGAACCCGACTTCGTCGGCGAGCGCCTGGCCGAGTGGACCTGGGTCGTCTACCCATGGAACTTCGTCGAGGACATGATCGACCTCGTGAGCGACGTCATGGCCCAGGCCGACGGCGACGTCCACACCGAGACCGAGATCCGTCGGCTGCTCCGGTCGGTCCACGGCATCGAACGCATCGAGATGGAGATCGCTCAGCCAGACCGCTTCGAGGAAGTGATGGCCGAGATGGAACGCCGCGAGGTGGTCGCGGCCGCGGACGACGGCTGGCGACTGACAGAGTGA
- a CDS encoding HD domain-containing protein codes for MSDATGESDPGQGGDGRVYDPDAEHAFPDERLNEALAYVDDDEEVQAYLEAQNVNPVARKRYNDHGKKHVEIVRNRALCLYDLLKGEGVEFNGARDQGLDEADEPVIVCLAATLHDIGHVVHRDEHPYYSIPLAADLLDRILADLGYDVADAVRMKGETLHAILCHHVEEDPLTLEAGVVRVADALDMEQGRSRIPYERGGRGINTVSSQAIKEVTLHPGEDNAVLIEIEMTNAAGVYQVDNLLKAKVRGSGLEDRLRIVAINEREDEDRIVERIEL; via the coding sequence ATGAGCGACGCAACCGGCGAGAGCGACCCGGGTCAGGGCGGCGACGGGCGGGTGTACGATCCCGACGCGGAGCACGCCTTCCCCGACGAGCGATTGAACGAGGCACTCGCGTACGTCGACGACGACGAGGAGGTACAGGCCTACCTGGAGGCACAGAACGTCAACCCCGTCGCACGCAAGCGGTACAACGACCACGGAAAGAAACACGTCGAGATCGTCCGCAACCGGGCGCTCTGTCTCTACGACCTCCTCAAGGGGGAGGGCGTCGAGTTCAACGGCGCGCGGGATCAGGGCCTCGACGAGGCCGACGAGCCGGTCATCGTCTGCCTGGCCGCGACCCTGCACGACATCGGGCACGTCGTCCACCGCGACGAGCACCCCTACTACTCCATCCCGCTCGCAGCGGACCTGCTGGACCGGATCCTCGCCGATCTCGGGTACGACGTGGCCGACGCGGTCCGCATGAAGGGCGAAACCCTGCACGCGATCCTCTGTCACCACGTCGAGGAGGACCCGCTGACCCTGGAGGCCGGGGTCGTCCGCGTCGCCGACGCGCTGGACATGGAGCAGGGCCGCTCGCGCATCCCCTACGAACGGGGCGGTCGCGGCATCAACACCGTCTCCAGCCAAGCGATCAAGGAGGTCACGCTCCACCCCGGCGAGGACAACGCCGTCCTCATCGAGATCGAGATGACCAACGCCGCCGGCGTCTACCAGGTCGACAACCTCCTGAAGGCGAAGGTCAGGGGATCGGGGCTGGAAGACCGGCTCCGCATCGTCGCGATCAACGAACGCGAGGACGAAGACCGGATCGTCGAACGGATCGAGCTGTAG
- a CDS encoding class I SAM-dependent methyltransferase, whose protein sequence is MDDEPGRATVRDTYDRIAAHFSATREYAWPEVESFLADGEHCAVGLDLGCGNGRHAEPLAGLADRVLAVDVSRGLLEEARDRVAGTDAEGAVRLVQADAASLPIRADAVDVAVYVATLHHLPERDLRVASLDELARVLDPDGRALVSAWSTAHDRFDAEEGFDTTVDWTLPGGERVPRFYHIYSPAEFRADLDASGLAPVEVFVSSGNCYAVVADGEGKGT, encoded by the coding sequence ATGGACGACGAGCCCGGCCGCGCGACCGTCCGGGACACCTACGACCGGATCGCCGCCCACTTCTCCGCCACCCGCGAGTACGCCTGGCCGGAGGTCGAGTCCTTCCTCGCCGACGGCGAGCACTGCGCCGTCGGCCTCGACCTGGGCTGTGGGAACGGTCGCCACGCCGAACCGCTCGCCGGCCTCGCCGACCGCGTGCTGGCAGTCGACGTGAGCCGGGGCCTGCTCGAGGAAGCCCGGGACCGGGTGGCCGGCACCGACGCCGAGGGAGCCGTCCGGCTCGTTCAGGCCGACGCCGCGTCCCTGCCGATCCGCGCCGACGCCGTGGACGTGGCCGTCTACGTCGCCACGCTGCACCACCTCCCCGAGCGGGACCTCCGGGTCGCGAGTCTGGACGAACTCGCCCGCGTGCTCGACCCGGACGGTCGCGCGCTGGTCAGCGCCTGGAGCACGGCCCACGATCGGTTCGACGCCGAGGAGGGGTTCGATACGACCGTCGACTGGACGCTCCCGGGCGGTGAGCGCGTCCCCCGCTTCTATCACATCTACAGCCCAGCGGAGTTCCGCGCGGATCTGGACGCGAGCGGGCTGGCGCCGGTCGAGGTGTTCGTCTCCAGCGGGAACTGTTACGCCGTGGTGGCCGACGGCGAAGGGAAAGGGACATAA